A genomic segment from Aegilops tauschii subsp. strangulata cultivar AL8/78 chromosome 1, Aet v6.0, whole genome shotgun sequence encodes:
- the LOC109766711 gene encoding serine/threonine-protein kinase D6PK, which produces MQSSRPPPHAKPPRSAPGHARSRSQLAQVRPDPAHDFEFRFDFLPDAFRFDMDGGAAKPAAPAPAKDKEEVLVAFDKVRLSIASSEGEEEDDDGAPPRSSFSGASHPPEPVDEMDPVLVAVDHGRGDKKAPPTPAAKPVIVWDASPPVSAAASPHSSMGDSSSGGGAVTATCTSMAPSCTVTSRSAKTSVSSSAASDWSNGTAGAGGSGGVGGKPHKGGDPRWKAVLAARARDGPLGMGDFRLLRRLGCGDIGTVYLSELSKGGGGAARAPWFAMKVMDKASLESRRKLSRAETEREILQLLDHPFLPTLYAHFETDKFACLVMEFCPGGDLHALRQRQPGKLFPEHAARFYAAEVLLALEYLHMLGVVYRDLKPENVLVRDDGHVMLSDFDLSLRCAASTTLVRPSLPCSASGPNGGACIQPTCFMPKLFGGRSSKKSASAASRSKSGDQQQGAMPELVVEPTGARSMSFVGTHEYLAPEIIKGEGHGSAVDWWTFGVFLHELMYGKTPFKGQTNRATLFNVVGQQLRFPEGGPPTSGASKDLIRGLLAKEPQGRLGVKRGAAEIKQHPFFEGVNWALIRCSTPPGVPRPVEPIAVAAMPAKSASMDRVETNYNSSKRTPAGPGADHVESGGKFLDFEFF; this is translated from the exons ATGCAGTCATCTCGCCCTCCACCGCACGCCAAGCCGCCGAGGTCAGCCCCGGGCCACGCGCGCTCCCGCTCCCAGCTCGCCCAGGTGCGCCCGGATCCCGCCCACGACTTCGAGTTCCGCTTCGACTTCCTGCCCGACGCCTTCCGCTTCGACATGGACGGCGGCGCCGCCAAGCCGGCGGCACCCGCGCCCGCGAAGGATAAGGAGGAGGTCCTTGTTGCGTTCGACAAGGTGAGGCTCAGCATTGCGTCCagcgagggcgaggaggaggacgacgacgggGCGCCGCCGAGGAGCTCCTTCTCCGGGGCCAGCCACCCGCCGGAGCCGGTCGACGAGATGGACCCCGTGCTCGTAGCCGTGGACCACGGGCGGGGCGACAAGAAGGCGCCGCCTACGCCGGCAGCCAAGCCGGTCATCGTGTGGGACGCGTCCCCGCCGGTGAGCGCCGCGGCGAGCCCGCACAGCAGCATGGGCGACAgctcctccggcggcggggcggtcACGGCCACCTGCACCAGCATGGCGCCCAGCTGCACCGTCACGAGCCGCAGCGCCAAGACCAGCGTCAGCAGCAGCGCGGCCAGCGACTGGAGCAACGGCAcggccggcgccggcgggagCGGCGGCGTGGGCGGGAAGCCCCACAAGGGGGGCGACCCTAGGTGGAAGGCGGTCCTGGCGGCGCGCGCGCGGGACGGGCCCCTCGGGATGGGGGACttccggctgctccgccggctcggcTGCGGAGACATCGGGACGGTGTACCTCTCCGAGCTCagcaagggcggcggcggcgcggcgagggcgCCGTGGTTCGCCATGAAGGTGATGGACAAGGCGTCGCTGGAGAGCCGCCGGAAGCTGAGCCGCGCGGAGACGGAGCGTGAGATCCTGCAGCTGCTGGACCACCCCTTCCTCCCCACCCTCTACGCCCACTTCGAGACCGACAAGTTCGCCTGCCTCGTCATGGAGTTCTGCCCCGGCGGCGACCTCCACGCCCTCCGCCAGCGCCAGCCCGGCAAgctcttccccgagcacgccgcaAG GTTCTATGCCGCCGAGGTGCTCCTTGCGCTGGAGTACCTGCACATGCTCGGGGTGGTGTACCGGGACCTGAAGCCGGAGAACGTGCTCGTCAGGGACGACGGCCACGTCATGCTCTCCGACTTCGACCTCTCCCTCCGCTGCGCCGCCTCGACGACGCTGGTCCGGCCGTCGCTGCCCTGCAGCGCCTCCGGCCCCAACGGCGGCGCCTGCATCCAGCCCACGTGCTTCATGCCCAAGCTCTTCGGCGGCCGGAGCAGCAAGAAGAGCGCCTCCGCGGCCTCCAGATCGAAGAGCGGCGACCAGCAGCAGGGCGCCATGCCGGAGCTCGTCGTGGAGCCGACCGGCGCGCGGTCGATGTCGTTCGTGGGCACGCACGAGTACCTGGCGCCGGAGATCATCAAGGGGGAGGGCCACGGCAGCGCGGTGGACTGGTGGACGTTCGGCGTGTTCCTGCACGAGCTCATGTACGGCAAGACGCCGTTCAAGGGGCAGACGAACCGGGCCACGCTGTTCAACGTCGTCGGCCAGCAGCTCCGGTTCCCGGAGGGCGGCCCGCCGACGAGCGGCGCCAGCAAGGACCTCATCAGGGGCCTGCTGGCCAAGGAGCCCCAGGGCCGGCTCGGCGTGAAGAGGGGAGCGGCCGAGATCAAGCAGCACCCCTTCTTCGAGGGTGTCAACTGGGCGCTCATCCGGTGCAGCACGCCGCCCGGCGTGCCCAGGCCCGTGGAGCCCATCGCCGTCGCAGCAATGCCGGCGAAGTCGGCGTCCATGGACAGGGTGGAGACGAATTACAACAGCAGCaagaggacgccagcagggccaggGGCAGACCATGTGGAGTCTGGAGGGAAGTTCCTCGACTTTGAGTTCTTTTAG
- the LOC109766712 gene encoding ABC transporter E family member 2 — protein sequence MAARIAIINEDRCKPKKCRQECRKSCPVVKTGKHCIEVTPESKTAFISEELCIGCGICVKKCPFGAIQIINLPKDLDKDTTHRYGPNTFKLHRLPVPRPGQVLGLVGANGIGKSTALKVLCGKLKPNLGKFDNPPDWQEILTYFRGSELQNYFTRLLEDNLKAIIKRQDVESIPKAVQGNVGQLLDKLDQRGVKAQLCIDLELNQVLDRNVEDLSGGELQRFAIAGTAAQSAEIYMFDEPSVYLDVKQRLKAAQVIRSLLRANSYVIVVEHDLSVLDYMSDFICCSYGKPGAFGVVTLPFSVREGINVFLAGFVPTENLRFQDESLTFKIVEAQENAEEIETYQRYKYPTMSKTIGNFKLTVMEGEFTDSQIVVMLGENGTGKTTFIKMLAGRLKPDTVEGAEIEIPKFYVSHKPQQLETKFQGTVSQLLHQKIPDSCAHPQFRSDVIKPLQIEQLMDWQVTNLSGGERQRVALCLCLGKPADIYLIDEPSASLDSEQRIVASKVIKRFILHAKKTAFVVEHDFIMATYLADKVIVYEGRPSVDCTANAPQTLLSGMNKFLSECREREAGSAARLDRIKEPAPEEVIPTFRTPPEPGVFCRASATVIAGCCEMKQHV from the exons ATGGCGGCGCGAATCGCGATCATCAACGAGGATAGGTGCAAGCCCAAGAAGTGCCGCCAGGAGTGCCGGAAGAGCTGCCCCGTCGTCAAGACCG GGAAGCATTGCATTGAAGTTACTCCGGAGTCCAAGACCGCGTTCATCTCCGAAGAGCTGTGCATTGGTTGTGGTATTTGCGTCAAG AAATGCCCATTCGGTGCCATTCAGATCATCAACCTCCCAAAAGATCTGGACAAAGATACCACCCATCGCTATGGCCCAAATACCTTCAAATTGCACAG GTTGCCTGTTCCAAGACCTGGCCAGGTTTTGGGCCTTGTTGGAGCCAATGGAATTGGAAAGTCGACTGCACTTAAGGTGTTATGTGGCAAGTTGAAACCTAATTTGGGGAAATTCGAT AATCCACCTGACTGGCAGGAAATCCTTACATACTTCCGGGGGTCTGAACTTCAGAATTACTTTACGCGCCTGTTGGAGGATAATCTCAAG GCAATCATAAAGCGTCAAGACGTTGAAAGCATTCCGAAAGCAGTTCAAGGGAATGTCGGTCAACTACTTGACAAGTTAGACCAGAGGGGTGTTAAAGCTCAATTGTGCATTGACCTTGAATTGAACCAAGTTCTGGACCGGAATGTAGAAGATCTTTCTGGTGGTGAGCTGCAGAGATTTGCCATAGCAGGCACTGCTGCACAAAGTGCAGAAATTTACATGTTTGATGAACCATCAGTTTACCTCGATGTCAAGCAGAGGCTTAAAGCTGCACAAGTCATTAGGTCCTTGCTTAGAGCAAACAG CTATGTAATCGTTGTGGAACATGATTTGAGTGTCTTGGATTACATGTCCGATTTCATTTGCTGTTCATATGGGAAACCAGGAGCATTTGGTGTAGTTACGCTGCCATTTTCAGTCCGAGAAGGTATCAATGTTTTCCTGGCTGGATTTGTTCCAACAGAAAATCTTCGGTTCCAAGATGAATCACTTACATTTAAG ATTGTTGAAGCCCAGGAAAATGCTGAAGAGATTGAGACGTACCAGCGGTACAAGTACCCTACCATGAGCAAAACAATTGGAAATTTCAAGCTCACTGTCATGGAAGGTGAATTCACTGATTCTCAGATTGTTGTGATGCTTGGTGAGAACGGGACAGGGAAAACTACATTCATCAAAATGCTG GCTGGGCGGCTGAAGCCGGATACTGTGGAAGGAGCTGAGATTGAAATTCCTAAATTTTATGTGTCCCACAAGCCTCAGCAGCTTGAAACAAAATTCCAGGGTACAGTGAGTCAATTGCTTCATCAGAAAATACCGGATTCATGTGCTCATCCTCAATTTAGGTCTGATGTCATTAAACCACTACAAATTGAGCAACTCATGGACTGGCAAGTTACAAATTTATCAGGTGGAGAACGCCAAAGAGTGGCATTATGCCTTTGCCTTGGAAAG CCTGCAGATATATATCTGATCGATGAACCAAGTGCATCTCTTGATTCAGAGCAGCGTATTGTTGCCTCAAAGGTTATCAAAAGATTCATCCTTCATGCAAAGAAAACCGCATTTGTTGTTGAGCATGACTTCATCATGGCAACCTACTTAGCTGACAAGGTTATCGTTTACGAGGGACGGCCTTCTGTAGACTGTACTGCTAATGCGCCTCAGACTTTACTATCTGGGATGAATAAATTCCTATCG GAATGCAGAGAAAGGGAAGCAGGAAGTGCTGCAAGGTTGGATCGGATCAAGGAGCCTGCGCCAGAAGAAGTAATCCCAACCTTTCGAACCCCTCCTGAACCTGGAGTGTTCTGTCG GGCTTCGGCCACAGTCATTGCAGGATGCTGTGAGATGAAGCAACACGTTTGA